From Quercus lobata isolate SW786 chromosome 1, ValleyOak3.0 Primary Assembly, whole genome shotgun sequence, one genomic window encodes:
- the LOC115976437 gene encoding beta-glucosidase 12-like isoform X3: MQNAFLRVLFLGQQPQLISMKVQQKKMVKDQVYGTLTLMNIQKDIRIMNKMNLDAYRFSISWSRVLPKGKLSGSVNRKGIEYYNKLINRLLSRGIKPFVTIYHWDLPQALDDEYGGFLSPKIVDDFRDYAELLFKEFGDRVKHWITLNEPWSFSSGGYAEKSLAPGRCSTWQNLNCTGGDSGIEPYLVTHHELLSHAAAVEVYKKKYQATQKGVIGITLISHWFVPFSNAETDQRAAQRGLDFMLGWFMDPLTNGDYPQSMRSLVKDRLPKFTKEQSKQLNGSYDFIGLNYYTAKYAAYAPQPNGDRASYLTDASANLTTSRNGILIGPPAASNWLYVYPRGFRDLLLYIQKKYHNPLIYITENGYDEFNNATLSLKEALVDSIRIDYHDKHFVYLHRAIKEGVNVKGYFAWSLLDNFEWSSGFSVRFGLNFVDYKNGNKRYPKHSARWFKNFLKK; this comes from the exons ATGCAAAACG CTTTCCtgagggttttatttttgggacaGCAGCCGCAGCTTATCAG tatgaAGGTGCAGCAAAAGAAGATGGTAAAGGACCAAGTATATGGGACACTTACACTCATGAACATCCag AAAGATATTCGGATTATGAATAAGATGAATTTAGATGCATACAGATTCTCAATCTCATGGTCTCGAGTACTACCAA AAGGAAAACTAAGTGGCAGTGTGAATCGGAAAGGAATCGAGTATTACAACAAGCTCATCAATAGGCTTCTTAGTAGAG GTATAAAGCCCTTTGTAACAATCTACCATTGGGATCTTCCCCAAGCCTTAGATGATGAGTATGGTGGTTTCCTAAGTCCAAAAATTGT TGATGATTTCCGGGACTATGCGGAACTTCTCTTCAAGGAATTTGGTGATCGGGTAAAGCATTGGATCACTCTAAATGAGCCGTGGAGCTTTAGCAGTGGTGGTTATGCAGAAAAATCGTTAGCGCCAGGTCGATGCTCTACTTGGCAAAATCTAAATTGCACTGGTGGGGATTCAGGGATAGAGCCATATTTGGTGACACACCACGAGCTGCTTTCTCATGCAGCCGCTGTTGAAGTGTACAAGAAAAAATATCAG GCAACACAGAAAGGAGTGATAGGGATAACGCTAATAAGTCACTGGTTTGTGCCGTTCTCTAATGCAGAGACAGACCAGAGGGCTGCGCAACGTGGCCTTGATTTCATGTTAGGATG GTTTATGGACCCATTGACAAATGGTGACTATCCACAGAGCATGAGATCTCTCGTCAAAGATAGATTACCCAAGTTCACCAAAGAGCAATCCAAACAGTTAAACGGGTCATATGATTTTATAGGATTAAACTACTATACTGCTAAGTATGCAGCTTATGCCCCTCAACCAAATGGTGATAGAGCAAGTTACTTGACAGATGCTAGTGCTAATCTTACTA CTTCACGGAATGGGATCCTCATTGGTCCACCG GCTGCTTCAAATTGGCTTTATGTTTATCCTAGAGGATTTCGAGATCTTTTGCTCTACATACAGAAGAAATACCACAATCCACTAATTTACATCACAGAGAATG GATATGATGAGTTCAATAATGCCACCTTGTCGCTCAAGGAAGCCCTTGTTGATTCCATACGAATTGACTATCACGATAAACATTTTGTGTATCTTCATAGGGCTATCAA GGAAGGCGTTAATGTTAAGGGATACTTTGCATGGTCATTGTTGGACAACTTTGAGTGGTCCTCAGGTTTCAGTGTTCGATTCGGGCTCAACTTTGTAGACTACAAAAATGGGAATAAAAGATACCCTAAACATTCCGCCCGTTGGTTCAAGAATTTCCTTAAGAAGTAG
- the LOC115976437 gene encoding beta-glucosidase 12-like isoform X4 — protein sequence MNKMNLDAYRFSISWSRVLPKGKLSGSVNRKGIEYYNKLINRLLSRGIKPFVTIYHWDLPQALDDEYGGFLSPKIVDDFRDYAELLFKEFGDRVKHWITLNEPWSFSSGGYAEKSLAPGRCSTWQNLNCTGGDSGIEPYLVTHHELLSHAAAVEVYKKKYQATQKGVIGITLISHWFVPFSNAETDQRAAQRGLDFMLGWFMDPLTNGDYPQSMRSLVKDRLPKFTKEQSKQLNGSYDFIGLNYYTAKYAAYAPQPNGDRASYLTDASANLTTSRNGILIGPPAASNWLYVYPRGFRDLLLYIQKKYHNPLIYITENGYDEFNNATLSLKEALVDSIRIDYHDKHFVYLHRAIKEGVNVKGYFAWSLLDNFEWSSGFSVRFGLNFVDYKNGNKRYPKHSARWFKNFLKK from the exons ATGAATAAGATGAATTTAGATGCATACAGATTCTCAATCTCATGGTCTCGAGTACTACCAA AAGGAAAACTAAGTGGCAGTGTGAATCGGAAAGGAATCGAGTATTACAACAAGCTCATCAATAGGCTTCTTAGTAGAG GTATAAAGCCCTTTGTAACAATCTACCATTGGGATCTTCCCCAAGCCTTAGATGATGAGTATGGTGGTTTCCTAAGTCCAAAAATTGT TGATGATTTCCGGGACTATGCGGAACTTCTCTTCAAGGAATTTGGTGATCGGGTAAAGCATTGGATCACTCTAAATGAGCCGTGGAGCTTTAGCAGTGGTGGTTATGCAGAAAAATCGTTAGCGCCAGGTCGATGCTCTACTTGGCAAAATCTAAATTGCACTGGTGGGGATTCAGGGATAGAGCCATATTTGGTGACACACCACGAGCTGCTTTCTCATGCAGCCGCTGTTGAAGTGTACAAGAAAAAATATCAG GCAACACAGAAAGGAGTGATAGGGATAACGCTAATAAGTCACTGGTTTGTGCCGTTCTCTAATGCAGAGACAGACCAGAGGGCTGCGCAACGTGGCCTTGATTTCATGTTAGGATG GTTTATGGACCCATTGACAAATGGTGACTATCCACAGAGCATGAGATCTCTCGTCAAAGATAGATTACCCAAGTTCACCAAAGAGCAATCCAAACAGTTAAACGGGTCATATGATTTTATAGGATTAAACTACTATACTGCTAAGTATGCAGCTTATGCCCCTCAACCAAATGGTGATAGAGCAAGTTACTTGACAGATGCTAGTGCTAATCTTACTA CTTCACGGAATGGGATCCTCATTGGTCCACCG GCTGCTTCAAATTGGCTTTATGTTTATCCTAGAGGATTTCGAGATCTTTTGCTCTACATACAGAAGAAATACCACAATCCACTAATTTACATCACAGAGAATG GATATGATGAGTTCAATAATGCCACCTTGTCGCTCAAGGAAGCCCTTGTTGATTCCATACGAATTGACTATCACGATAAACATTTTGTGTATCTTCATAGGGCTATCAA GGAAGGCGTTAATGTTAAGGGATACTTTGCATGGTCATTGTTGGACAACTTTGAGTGGTCCTCAGGTTTCAGTGTTCGATTCGGGCTCAACTTTGTAGACTACAAAAATGGGAATAAAAGATACCCTAAACATTCCGCCCGTTGGTTCAAGAATTTCCTTAAGAAGTAG
- the LOC115976437 gene encoding beta-glucosidase 12-like isoform X1: MAIQSYLVLGLLVLLGLLTNVIAVRYPASLNRTSFPEGFIFGTAAAAYQYEGAAKEDGKGPSIWDTYTHEHPDWIKDGNNADVAVDQYHLYKKDIRIMNKMNLDAYRFSISWSRVLPKGKLSGSVNRKGIEYYNKLINRLLSRGIKPFVTIYHWDLPQALDDEYGGFLSPKIVDDFRDYAELLFKEFGDRVKHWITLNEPWSFSSGGYAEKSLAPGRCSTWQNLNCTGGDSGIEPYLVTHHELLSHAAAVEVYKKKYQATQKGVIGITLISHWFVPFSNAETDQRAAQRGLDFMLGWFMDPLTNGDYPQSMRSLVKDRLPKFTKEQSKQLNGSYDFIGLNYYTAKYAAYAPQPNGDRASYLTDASANLTTSRNGILIGPPAASNWLYVYPRGFRDLLLYIQKKYHNPLIYITENGYDEFNNATLSLKEALVDSIRIDYHDKHFVYLHRAIKEGVNVKGYFAWSLLDNFEWSSGFSVRFGLNFVDYKNGNKRYPKHSARWFKNFLKK, translated from the exons ATGGCCATTCAAAGCTATCTAGTATTAGGCCTCCTAGTTCTTCTTGGCTTATTGACTAATGTTATTGCTGTCCGTTACCCTGCTTCACTCAACCGGACCAGCTTTCCtgagggttttatttttgggacaGCAGCCGCAGCTTATCAG tatgaAGGTGCAGCAAAAGAAGATGGTAAAGGACCAAGTATATGGGACACTTACACTCATGAACATCCag ATTGGATAAAGGATGGAAACAATGCAGATGTAGCTGTCGATCAATATCATCTCTACAAG AAAGATATTCGGATTATGAATAAGATGAATTTAGATGCATACAGATTCTCAATCTCATGGTCTCGAGTACTACCAA AAGGAAAACTAAGTGGCAGTGTGAATCGGAAAGGAATCGAGTATTACAACAAGCTCATCAATAGGCTTCTTAGTAGAG GTATAAAGCCCTTTGTAACAATCTACCATTGGGATCTTCCCCAAGCCTTAGATGATGAGTATGGTGGTTTCCTAAGTCCAAAAATTGT TGATGATTTCCGGGACTATGCGGAACTTCTCTTCAAGGAATTTGGTGATCGGGTAAAGCATTGGATCACTCTAAATGAGCCGTGGAGCTTTAGCAGTGGTGGTTATGCAGAAAAATCGTTAGCGCCAGGTCGATGCTCTACTTGGCAAAATCTAAATTGCACTGGTGGGGATTCAGGGATAGAGCCATATTTGGTGACACACCACGAGCTGCTTTCTCATGCAGCCGCTGTTGAAGTGTACAAGAAAAAATATCAG GCAACACAGAAAGGAGTGATAGGGATAACGCTAATAAGTCACTGGTTTGTGCCGTTCTCTAATGCAGAGACAGACCAGAGGGCTGCGCAACGTGGCCTTGATTTCATGTTAGGATG GTTTATGGACCCATTGACAAATGGTGACTATCCACAGAGCATGAGATCTCTCGTCAAAGATAGATTACCCAAGTTCACCAAAGAGCAATCCAAACAGTTAAACGGGTCATATGATTTTATAGGATTAAACTACTATACTGCTAAGTATGCAGCTTATGCCCCTCAACCAAATGGTGATAGAGCAAGTTACTTGACAGATGCTAGTGCTAATCTTACTA CTTCACGGAATGGGATCCTCATTGGTCCACCG GCTGCTTCAAATTGGCTTTATGTTTATCCTAGAGGATTTCGAGATCTTTTGCTCTACATACAGAAGAAATACCACAATCCACTAATTTACATCACAGAGAATG GATATGATGAGTTCAATAATGCCACCTTGTCGCTCAAGGAAGCCCTTGTTGATTCCATACGAATTGACTATCACGATAAACATTTTGTGTATCTTCATAGGGCTATCAA GGAAGGCGTTAATGTTAAGGGATACTTTGCATGGTCATTGTTGGACAACTTTGAGTGGTCCTCAGGTTTCAGTGTTCGATTCGGGCTCAACTTTGTAGACTACAAAAATGGGAATAAAAGATACCCTAAACATTCCGCCCGTTGGTTCAAGAATTTCCTTAAGAAGTAG
- the LOC115976437 gene encoding beta-glucosidase 12-like isoform X2 yields MLLLSVTLLHSTGPAFLRVLFLGQQPQLISMKVQQKKMVKDQVYGTLTLMNIQKDIRIMNKMNLDAYRFSISWSRVLPKGKLSGSVNRKGIEYYNKLINRLLSRGIKPFVTIYHWDLPQALDDEYGGFLSPKIVDDFRDYAELLFKEFGDRVKHWITLNEPWSFSSGGYAEKSLAPGRCSTWQNLNCTGGDSGIEPYLVTHHELLSHAAAVEVYKKKYQATQKGVIGITLISHWFVPFSNAETDQRAAQRGLDFMLGWFMDPLTNGDYPQSMRSLVKDRLPKFTKEQSKQLNGSYDFIGLNYYTAKYAAYAPQPNGDRASYLTDASANLTTSRNGILIGPPAASNWLYVYPRGFRDLLLYIQKKYHNPLIYITENGYDEFNNATLSLKEALVDSIRIDYHDKHFVYLHRAIKEGVNVKGYFAWSLLDNFEWSSGFSVRFGLNFVDYKNGNKRYPKHSARWFKNFLKK; encoded by the exons ATGTTATTGCTGTCCGTTACCCTGCTTCACTCAACCGGACCAGCTTTCCtgagggttttatttttgggacaGCAGCCGCAGCTTATCAG tatgaAGGTGCAGCAAAAGAAGATGGTAAAGGACCAAGTATATGGGACACTTACACTCATGAACATCCag AAAGATATTCGGATTATGAATAAGATGAATTTAGATGCATACAGATTCTCAATCTCATGGTCTCGAGTACTACCAA AAGGAAAACTAAGTGGCAGTGTGAATCGGAAAGGAATCGAGTATTACAACAAGCTCATCAATAGGCTTCTTAGTAGAG GTATAAAGCCCTTTGTAACAATCTACCATTGGGATCTTCCCCAAGCCTTAGATGATGAGTATGGTGGTTTCCTAAGTCCAAAAATTGT TGATGATTTCCGGGACTATGCGGAACTTCTCTTCAAGGAATTTGGTGATCGGGTAAAGCATTGGATCACTCTAAATGAGCCGTGGAGCTTTAGCAGTGGTGGTTATGCAGAAAAATCGTTAGCGCCAGGTCGATGCTCTACTTGGCAAAATCTAAATTGCACTGGTGGGGATTCAGGGATAGAGCCATATTTGGTGACACACCACGAGCTGCTTTCTCATGCAGCCGCTGTTGAAGTGTACAAGAAAAAATATCAG GCAACACAGAAAGGAGTGATAGGGATAACGCTAATAAGTCACTGGTTTGTGCCGTTCTCTAATGCAGAGACAGACCAGAGGGCTGCGCAACGTGGCCTTGATTTCATGTTAGGATG GTTTATGGACCCATTGACAAATGGTGACTATCCACAGAGCATGAGATCTCTCGTCAAAGATAGATTACCCAAGTTCACCAAAGAGCAATCCAAACAGTTAAACGGGTCATATGATTTTATAGGATTAAACTACTATACTGCTAAGTATGCAGCTTATGCCCCTCAACCAAATGGTGATAGAGCAAGTTACTTGACAGATGCTAGTGCTAATCTTACTA CTTCACGGAATGGGATCCTCATTGGTCCACCG GCTGCTTCAAATTGGCTTTATGTTTATCCTAGAGGATTTCGAGATCTTTTGCTCTACATACAGAAGAAATACCACAATCCACTAATTTACATCACAGAGAATG GATATGATGAGTTCAATAATGCCACCTTGTCGCTCAAGGAAGCCCTTGTTGATTCCATACGAATTGACTATCACGATAAACATTTTGTGTATCTTCATAGGGCTATCAA GGAAGGCGTTAATGTTAAGGGATACTTTGCATGGTCATTGTTGGACAACTTTGAGTGGTCCTCAGGTTTCAGTGTTCGATTCGGGCTCAACTTTGTAGACTACAAAAATGGGAATAAAAGATACCCTAAACATTCCGCCCGTTGGTTCAAGAATTTCCTTAAGAAGTAG